In Panthera uncia isolate 11264 chromosome B4, Puncia_PCG_1.0, whole genome shotgun sequence, one genomic interval encodes:
- the TCF20 gene encoding transcription factor 20 isoform X3, translated as MQSFREQSSYHGDQQSYPQEVHGSSRIEEFSPRQAQMFQNFGGAGGGSGGSGGGGGGGRRGTAAAAAMASETSGHQGYQGFRKEAGDFYYMAGSKDPVTTGTPQPPQRRPSGPVQSYGPPQGSSFGNQYGSEGHVGQFQAQHSALGGVSHYQQDYTGPFSPGSAQYQQQASSQQQQQQQQQQQVQQLRQQLYQSHQPLPQATGQPASGSSHLQPMQRPSALPSSAAGYQLRVGQFGQHYQSSAASSSSSFPSPQRFSQSGQSYDGGYSVNAGSQYEGHGVGSNAQAYGTQSNYSYQPQSMKNFEQAKIPPGTQQPQQQPQQQAQQAQQHPPQHVMQYTNAATKLPLQGQVGQYSQPEVPVRSPMQFHQNFSPISNPSPAASVVQSPSCSSTPSPLMQSGESLQCGQGSVPMGSRNRILQLMPQLSPTPSMMPSPNSHAAGFKGFGLEGVPEKRLTDPGLSSLSALSTQVANLPNTVQHMLLSDALTPQKKTSKRPSSSSKKADSCTNSEGSSQPEEQLKSPMAESLDGGCSSSSEDQGERVRQLSGQSTSSDTTYKGGASEKAGSSPAQGTQNEAPRLNASPAAGEEAASPGAKDTPLSSEGNPKVNEKTVGVIVSREAMTSRVEKPGGQDKSSQEDDPAVTQRPPSTGGAKETSHPSVPQPEPPGVGSKGNKNGDNNSNHNGEGNGQSGHSAVGPGFIGRSEPSKSPGSLRYSYKDSFGSAVPRNVSSFPQYPTGQDKGDFTGHGERKGRNEKFPSLLQEVLQGYHHHPDRRYSRSTQEHQGMAGGLEGATRPNVLVSQTNELASRGLLNKSIGSLLENPHWGPWERKSSGTAPEMKQINLADYPIPRKFEIEPQSSAHEPGGSLSERRSVICDISPLRQIVRDPGAHSLGHMGADARLARSERLNPSLSQSVILPGGLVSMETKLKSQSGQIKEEDFEPPKSQASFNNKKSGDHCHPASIKHESYRGNASPGAAHDSISDYGPQDSRPAPMRRVPGRVSGREGMRGRSPSQYHDFSEKLKMSPGRSRGPGGDPHHMNPHMTFSERANRTSLHAPFSPNSESLASAYHTNTRAHAYGDPNAGLNSQLHYKRQMYQQQQEEYKDWSSSSAQGVISAAQHRQEGPRKSPRQQQFLDRVRSPLKNDKDGMMYGPPMGTYHDPSAQEGGRCLMSSDGLSNKGIELKHGSQKLQQESCWDLSRQTSPAKSSGPPGMSNQKRYGPPHEADGHGLAETAQSSKPGNVMLRLPGQEDHSSQNPLIMRRRVRSFISPIPSKRQSQDVKNSNTEDKGRLLHPPKEGADRAFNSYAHLSHSQDVKSVPKRESSKDLPSPDSRNCPAVTLTSPAKTKILPPRKGRGLKLEAIVQKITSPNIRRSASSNSAEAGGDTVTLDDILSLKSGPPEGGSVAVPDAEMEKRKGELVSDLVCPTSQDLNVEKPLARSSEEWRGSGDDKVKTETHPDTVTAGKEPPGTMTSTTSQKPGSNQGRPDGSLGGTAPLIFSDAKNVPPAGVSAPEANPKAEDKESDTVTISPKQEGFPPKGYFPSGKKKGRPIGSVNKQKKQQPPPPPPQPPQIPETSADGEPKPKKQRQRRERRKPGAQPRKRKTKQAVPIVEPQEPEIKLKYATQPLDKTDAKNKSFFPYIHVVNKCELGAVCTIINAEEEEQTKLVRGRKGQRSLTPPPSSTESKVLPASSFMLQGPVVTESSVMGHLVCCLCGKWASYRNMGDLFGPFYPQDYAATLPKNPPPKRATEMQSKVKVRHKSASNGSKTDTEEEEEQQQKEQRSLAAHPRFKRRHRSEDCGGGPRSLSRGLPCKKATTEGGGEKTVLDSKPSVPTTSEGGPELELQIPELPLDSNEFWVHEGCILWANGIYLVCGRLYGLQEALEIAREMKCSHCQEAGATLGCYNKGCSFRYHYPCAIDADCLLHEENFSVRCPKHKVRLWR; from the coding sequence ATGCAGTCCTTCCGGGAGCAAAGCAGTTACCACGGAGACCAACAGAGCTACCCGCAGGAGGTACACGGCTCATCCCGGATAGAAGAGTTCAGCCCTCGTCAGGCCCAGATGTTCCAGAATTTTGGGGGTGCAGGTGGCGGCAGCGgtggcagcggcggcggcggcggcggtgggcGACGAGGAACGGCGGCTGCGGCAGCGATGGCTAGCGAAACCTCTGGCCACCAGGGCTACCAGGGTTTCAGGAAGGAGGCTGGAGACTTTTACTACATGGCGGGCAGCAAAGACCCCGTGACGACGGGAACCCCGCAGCCGCCTCAGCGAAGGCCTTCGGGGCCTGTGCAGAGCTACGGACCCCCCCAGGGGAGCAGCTTTGGCAATCAGTATGGGAGCGAGGGTCACGTGGGCCAGTTTCAAGCACAGCACTCTGCCCTTGGTGGTGTGTCTCATTATCAGCAGGATTACACGGGGCCCTTCTCTCCAGGGAGCGCTCAGTACCAGCAGCAGGCCTccagccagcagcagcagcagcagcagcagcagcagcaggtacAGCAGTTGAGACAACAGCTTTACCAGTCCCATCAGCCTCTGCCGCAAGCCACTGGCCAGCCAGCGTCTGGTTCGTCCCATCTGCAGCCGATGCAGCGGCCCTCAGCTCTGCCGTCCTCTGCCGCCGGGTACCAGCTCCGAGTGGGTCAGTTCGGCCAACACTACCAGTCTTctgccgcctcctcctcctcctccttcccttcgcCACAGCGTTTCAGCCAGTCCGGACAGAGCTACGACGGCGGTTACAGCGTGAACGCTGGATCCCAGTATGAAGGACACGGCGTGGGTTCTAATGCACAGGCCTATGGGACACAATCAAATTACAGCTATCAGCCTCAATCTATGAAGAATTTTGAACAGGCAAAGATTCCACCAGGGACGCAGCAGCCGcagcagcagccgcagcagcaGGCGCAGCAGGCGCAGCAGCACCCCCCTCAGCATGTGATGCAGTACACCAACGCTGCCACCAAGCTGCCCCTGCAGGGCCAGGTGGGCCAGTACAGCCAGCCCGAGGTTCCTGTGAGGTCCCCCATGCAGTTCCACCAGAACTTCAGCCCCATCTCGAACCCCTCCCCCGCGGCCTCGGTGGTTCAGTCTCCGAGCTGTAGCTCCACCCCGTCTCCTCTGATGCAGAGTGGGGAGAGCCTCCAGTGCGGGCAAGGCAGTGTGCCCATGGGTTCCAGAAACAGAATTTTACAGTTAATGCCCCAGCTCAGCCCGACCCCCTCAATGATGCCCAGCCCTAATTCTCATGCTGCGGGCTTCAAAGGGTTTGGACTAGAAGGAGTGCCAGAAAAGCGACTGACAGATCCTGGGCTGAGTAGTTTGAGCGCCCTGAGTACTCAAGTGGCCAATCTTCCTAATACCGTTCAGCACATGCTACTTTCTGATGCCCTGACGCCTCAGAAGAAGACCTCCAAGAGGCCCTCCTCGTCTTCTAAGAAAGCAGACAGCTGCACAAACTCCGAAGGCTCCTCACAGCCTGAAGAACAACTGAAGTCCCCCATGGCAGAGTCGCTGGACGGAGGCTGCTCCAGCAGCTCTGAGGATCAAGGCGAGCGTGTGAGGCAGCTAAGTGGCCAGAGCACCAGCTCCGACACCACCTACAAGGGCGGAGCCTCCGAGAAAGCTGGCTCCTCACCAGCGCAAGGCACTCAGAACGAAGCCCCCAGACTCAATGCCAGTCCTGCAGCCGGCGAAGAGGCTGCCTCGCCAGGCGCTAAGGACACACCGTTGTCATCCGAGGGCAACCCAAAAGTCAATGAGAAGACGGTTGGGGTGATTGTCTCCCGGGAAGCTATGACAAGTCGGGTAGAAAAGCCTGGTGGGCAAGATAAAAGCTCCCAAGAGGATGATCCTGCAGTCACTCAAAGGCCACCCAGCACTGGTGGGGCAAAGGAGACCAGTCACCCATCAGTTCCGCAGCCAGAGCCCCCGGGGGTCgggagcaaaggaaacaagaatggAGATAATAACTCGAACCACAATGGAGAGGGAAATGGCCAGAGCGGGCACTCCGCGGTGGGCCCTGGTTTTATAGGCAGAAGTGAGCCCAGCAAATCTCCTGGAAGCCTGCGCTACAGTTACAAAGATAGTTTCGGGTCGGCCGTGCCAAGAAACGTCAGTAGCTTTCCTCAGTATCCTACGGGACAAGATAAGGGTGATTTCACTGGCCACGGGGAGCGAAAGGGTAGAAATGAGAAGTTCCCTAGCCTCCTGCAGGAAGTGCTTCAGGGCTACCACCACCACCCTGACAGGAGATATTCTAGGAGCACTCAGGAGCATCAGGGCATGGCTGGTGGCCTGGAAGGAGCCACGAGGCCTAACGTCTTGGTCAGTCAAACCAATGAATTGGCTAGCAGGGGCCTTTTGAACAAAAGCATTGGGTCCCTACTAGAAAACCCGCACTGGGGCCCCTGGGAGAGGAAGTCAAGCGGCACGGCTCCTGAGATGAAACAGATCAATTTGGCTGACTATCCGATTCCCAGAAAGTTTGAAATAGAGCCCCAGTCATCGGCTCATGAGCCCGGGGGTTCCCTCTCTGAAAGAAGATCAGTGATCTGTGATATTTCTCCACTAAGACAGATTGTCAGGGACCCGGGGGCTCACTCACTGGGACACATGGGTGCTGACGCCAGACTTGCAAGGAGTGAACGGCTCAATCCAAGTTTAAGTCAGTCGGTCATTCTTCCGGGTGGGTTGGTATCCATGGAAACAAAGCTGAAATCCCAGAGCGGGCAGATAAAAGAAGAAGACTTTGAACCACCCAAATCTCAAGCTAGTTTCAACAACAAGAAATCCGGAGACCACTGCCATCCTGCTAGCATCAAGCACGAGTCTTACCGCGGCAATGCCAGCCCTGGAGCAGCCCACGATTCCATCTCAGACTACGGCCCACAGGACAGCAGACCCGCGCCAATGCGGCGGGTCCCTGGCAGAGTCAGTGGTCGGGAGGGCATGAGGGGTCGGTCCCCTTCGCAATATCATGACTTCTCAGAAAAACTGAAGATGTCtcctgggaggagcagaggcccAGGGGGAGACCCTCATCACATGAACCCACACATGACCTTCTCGGAGAGGGCCAACCGGACTTCTTTACACGCTCCCTTCTCTCCCAACTCAGAAAGCCTGGCCTCCGCTTACCACACAAATACGCGGGCTCATGCTTATGGGGACCCCAACGCAGGCTTGAATTCTCAGCTCCATTATAAGAGACAGATGTACCAACAGCAACAAGAGGAATACAAAGACTGGAGCAGCAGCTCTGCTCAGGGAGTAATCTCTGCGGCACAGCACAGGCAGGAGGGACCACGGAAGAGCCCGAGGCAGCAGCAGTTTCTCGACAGGGTGCGGAGCCCCCTGAAAAACGACAAAGACGGTATGATGTATGGCCCACCAATGGGGACTTACCACGACCCCAGCGCTCAGGAAGGCGGGCGCTGCCTCATGTCTAGTGACGGTCTGTCTAACAAAGGCATTGAATTGAAGCATGGCTCCCAGAAGCTACAACAAGAATCTTGTTGGGATCTTTCCCGACAGACTTCTCCAGCCAAAAGCAGCGGCCCTCCGGGGATGTCCAATCAGAAAAGGTACGGACCCCCCCATGAGGCCGACGGGCACGGGCTCGCCGAGACCGCACAGTCATCCAAACCCGGCAATGTTATGCTCAGGCTTCCAGGCCAAGAGGATCATTCTTCTCAAAACCCCTTAATCATGCGGAGGCGGGTGCGTTCCTTTATCTCTCCCATCCCCAGCAAGAGGCAGTCACAAGATGTGAAAAACAGTAACACCGAAGATAAAGGGCGCCTCCTTCACCCACCAAAAGAAGGCGCCGATCGAGCATTCAATTCCTATGCGCATCTTTCTCACAGTCAGGATGTCAAGTCTGTCCCTAAGAGAGAATCCTCCAAGGACCTTCCGAGTCCAGATAGTAGGAACTGCCCTGCCGTCACCCTCACGAGCCCTGCTAAGACCAAAATACTGCCCCCTCGGAAAGGACGGGGGTTGAAACTGGAGGCTATAGTTCAGAAGATCACGTCCCCGAATATTAGGAGGAGTGCATCCTCGAACAGCGCGGAGGCTGGGGGAGACACGGTTACTCTCGATGACATACTGTCTTTGAAGAGTGGCCCTCCCGAAGGTGGGAGTGTGGCTGTTCCGGACGCcgagatggagaagagaaaaggtgAGCTGGTATCTGACCTAGTCTGTCCCACAAGCCAGGACCTGAACGTAGAAAAGCCCCTGGCGAGGTCTTCCGAGGAGTGGCGTGGCAGTGGGGACGACAAAGTGAAGACCGAAACACACCCAGACACGGTCACCGCTGGAAAGGAACCCCCTGGCACCATGACGTCCACCACCTCACAGAAGCCTGGGAGTAACCAGGGGAGACCAGACGGTTCCCTTGGTGGGACTGCGCCTTTAATCTTTTCTGACGCAAAGAATGTACCTCCAGCGGGCGTGTCGGCCCCTGAGGCAAACCCCAAGGCTGAAGACAAGGAGAGTGATACAGTGACGATTTCCCCCAAACAAGAGGGTTTCCCCCCGAAGGGGTACTTCCCGTCAGGAAAGAAGAAGGGGAGACCCATCGGTAGTGTGaacaagcagaagaaacagcagcCACCACCTCCACCCCCTCAGCCCCCTCAGATACCAGAAACCTCTGCAGATGGAGAGCCAAAGCCCAAAAAGCAGAGGCAAAGGCGGGAGAGAAGGAAGCCTGGGGCCCAGCCAAGGAAGCGGAAAACCAAACAGGCGGTTCCCATCGTGGAACCCCAAGAACCTGAGATCAAACTAAAGTATGCCACCCAGCCACTGGATAAAACCGACGCCAAGAACAAGTCTTTTTTCCCTTATATCCATGTAGTAAATAAGTGTGAACTTGGAGCTGTGTGTACAATCATCAATGCTGAAGAAGAAGAACAGACCAAATTGGTGAGGGGTCGGAAGGGTCAGAGGTCTCTGACCCCGCCGCCCAGCAGCACTGAAAGCAAGGTGCTCCCGGCTTCGTCCTTCATGCTGCAGGGCCCCGTCGTGACAGAGTCTTctgttatggggcacctggtttgCTGTCTGTGTGGCAAGTGGGCCAGTTACCGGAACATGGGCGACCTCTTTGGACCCTTTTATCCCCAAGATTATGCAGCCACTCTCCCGAAGAATCCGCCGCCCAAGAGGGCCACGGAGATGCAGAGCAAGGTTAAGGTACGGCACAAAAGCGCGTCCAACGGCTCCAAGACGGAcactgaggaggaggaagagcagcaGCAGAAGGAGCAGAGGAGCCTGGCCGCCCACCCCAGGTTTAAGCGGCGACACCGCTCGGAAGACTGTGGCGGGGGCCCTCGGTCCCTGTCCAGGGGGCTCCCTTGTAAGAAAGCAACCACCGAGGGCGGCGGCGAAAAGACCGTTTTGGACTCAAAGCCCTCCGTGCCCACCACTTCCGAAGGTGGCCCCGAGCTGGAGTTACAAATCCCTGAACTACCTCTTGACAGCAATGAATTTTGGGTCCATGAGGGTTGTATTCTCTGGGCCAACGGAATCTACCTGGTGTGCGGCAGGCTCTATGGCCTGCAGGAGGCGCTGGAAATAGCCAGAGAGATG